A genomic region of Ignavibacteria bacterium contains the following coding sequences:
- a CDS encoding nucleotide exchange factor GrpE has translation MSKKNKNEHEEVVDTGREINEEIESPEQIEDEAKAEHLDELSTFKLEVEKLKDALARKAAEFENFKRRRSEEMTDFYKYASEGVIKKIIPIYDDISRSVDSINKGETKDFETLKKGVELIYDKFKKALEEEGVTEINSLGKEFDVDVNEALLQVPKNDVPPNTVVEIIEKGYKLKDKVIKHEKVLVSKQD, from the coding sequence ATGAGCAAAAAAAATAAAAACGAACACGAAGAAGTAGTAGATACAGGGAGAGAGATAAATGAAGAAATCGAATCTCCTGAACAAATTGAAGATGAAGCAAAAGCAGAACATCTTGATGAACTTTCGACATTTAAGCTTGAAGTCGAAAAATTAAAAGATGCTCTTGCGCGTAAAGCAGCAGAGTTTGAGAATTTTAAAAGACGCCGTTCAGAGGAAATGACTGATTTTTATAAGTATGCATCAGAAGGAGTTATCAAAAAAATCATTCCTATTTATGATGATATATCAAGATCGGTTGACTCAATTAACAAAGGCGAAACAAAAGATTTTGAAACATTGAAAAAAGGCGTTGAGCTGATTTATGATAAATTCAAAAAAGCTCTCGAAGAAGAGGGGGTAACTGAAATTAATTCACTCGGCAAAGAATTTGATGTTGATGTGAATGAAGCGTTGCTTCAAGTTCCGAAAAACGATGTTCCTCCGAATACCGTTGTTGAAATTATTGAGAAAGGTTATAAGTTAAAAGATAAAGTTATTAAACACGAGAAAGTTCTCGTATCAAAGCAGGATTAG
- the dnaJ gene encoding molecular chaperone DnaJ, with protein MAKRDYYEILEVSKSASVEEIKTAYRKKAMMYHPDRNPGNAEAEEMFKECAEAYEVLSDDNKRRRYDQFGHQGVSGPGGGAGFQDINDIFSHFGDIFGGFAGGRGGGGSIFDEFFGGGSSSGRRRASRGIDGADLKVDLTLSLEEVAEGVTKTLKVKKYKECKVCNGSGAKSSSGFDKCPDCKGAGEVRHVTKSVFGQFINVSVCHRCNGEGRIIKDKCSSCRGEGRTMDESTIKVNIPAGVSEGNYIPLRGQGHSGVRGGATGDLYVYILEAKHKHFVRNGDDVIFNLKLSIVDLIMGTEVIVPTLDGKAKVKIEGGTQIGDMLKLRDKGIKRLNNYGRGDQLIKIHVNIPKKLTAKEKQLLKELAKTDNFQSKTDFTATAHEAKKEKSYFKSMFE; from the coding sequence ATGGCAAAAAGAGATTATTACGAAATATTAGAAGTTTCAAAGAGCGCTTCAGTCGAAGAAATAAAGACGGCTTACAGAAAAAAAGCAATGATGTATCATCCCGATAGAAATCCGGGAAATGCGGAAGCGGAAGAAATGTTTAAAGAATGTGCAGAAGCTTATGAAGTTTTATCAGATGATAATAAACGCAGAAGATATGACCAGTTCGGGCATCAGGGAGTAAGCGGACCGGGTGGCGGCGCAGGATTTCAGGATATCAACGACATATTCTCGCATTTTGGTGATATATTTGGAGGTTTTGCAGGAGGCAGAGGCGGCGGCGGAAGCATATTCGATGAATTTTTCGGAGGCGGTTCTTCATCAGGCAGAAGACGTGCATCGCGCGGTATTGATGGAGCGGATTTAAAAGTTGATTTAACTTTATCACTCGAAGAAGTTGCTGAAGGAGTTACAAAAACCCTTAAAGTTAAAAAATATAAAGAGTGTAAAGTTTGTAATGGCAGCGGTGCAAAATCAAGTTCAGGATTTGATAAATGTCCCGACTGCAAAGGAGCGGGCGAAGTAAGGCATGTTACCAAATCCGTATTCGGACAATTCATAAATGTTTCTGTTTGCCACAGATGTAATGGGGAAGGCAGAATAATAAAAGATAAATGTTCTTCATGCAGAGGTGAAGGCAGAACGATGGATGAATCTACGATTAAAGTGAACATTCCTGCGGGTGTATCGGAAGGAAATTATATTCCTCTCAGAGGGCAGGGACATTCAGGTGTTCGAGGCGGTGCGACGGGTGATTTATATGTTTATATTCTGGAAGCAAAGCATAAACATTTCGTTAGAAACGGTGATGACGTTATATTTAATTTGAAGCTCAGCATAGTTGATTTAATAATGGGGACGGAAGTTATTGTTCCGACTCTTGACGGTAAAGCAAAAGTAAAAATTGAAGGCGGAACGCAAATCGGTGATATGCTTAAGCTCAGGGATAAAGGCATAAAACGTTTAAACAACTACGGCAGGGGCGACCAGCTAATAAAAATTCATGTTAACATTCCCAAAAAGTTAACAGCAAAAGAAAAACAGCTCCTTAAAGAGCTTGCAAAAACCGATAATTTTCAATCAAAAACGGATTTTACTGCAACAGCACATGAAGCAAAAAAGGAAAAAAGCTACTTCAAATCGATGTTTGAGTAA